In Salmo salar chromosome ssa03, Ssal_v3.1, whole genome shotgun sequence, a single genomic region encodes these proteins:
- the LOC123741656 gene encoding uncharacterized protein, with amino-acid sequence LSTSKPKAKVLMPAPIKTATVGMCNPYIDPYGLFPMTPKMAAPKPPLTPAPAPVKAAPVPGLTPFLPYPLKTPTGLYYAPVLEPFLTAEQKTELLRICNPDDTECLQYHLRAAYGYRPAPGPAPSYAALGCDPTKDPYCRPQLVKKAPSGFFHLYPTCDPATDPLCMASVATPPPAPLETPKEQHCNPLFDKGCNPLTKPVLEYTPKDVPAPAPDPLACDLRYDPYCLLGAAAALHKAPPALPQFQIRSRLGFLGKTKEGHDCYVHYDKDCTPVEASDEPKTPAVPQCHPYDFTCNGMSAPATLTAEANEPKSGVILPDPDCDPEYDYNCRLRRAEDSEEPVQQKAGPGYAVPQLEDFLRSYMGQYRKKYI; translated from the coding sequence ctttccaccAGCAAGCCCAAGGCCAAGGTGTTGATGCCCGCGCCCATCAAGACCGCCACAGTCGGAATGTGCAACCCTTATATCGACCCCTACGGCCTCTTCCCCATGACCCCTAAGATGGCTGCCCCAAAGCCTCCTCTGACTCCAGCCCCGGCTCCGGTCAAAGCCGCCCCAGTGCCTGGCCTGACCCCCTTCCTGCCGTACCCTCTGAAGACCCCCACAGGGCTCTACTACGCCCCAGTCCTGGAGCCCTTCCTCACCGCTGAGCAGAAGACAGAGCTGCTGCGTATCTGTAACCCTGACGACACAGAGTGTCTGCAGTACCACCTGCGTGCCGCCTACGGCTACAGGCCCGCTCCTGGACCCGCCCCGTCCTATGCTGCCCTGGGCTGCGATCCCACCAAGGACCCCTACTGCCGGCCCCAGTTGGTGAAGAAGGCCCCCTCCGGCTTCTTCCACCTGTACCCCACCTGCGACCCGGCCACCGACCCCCTGTGCATGGCTAGCGTAGCGACCCCTCCTCCCGCTCCCCTGGAGACCCCCAAGGAGCAGCACTGCAACCCCCTCTTTGACAAGGGCTGTAACCCCCTCACCAAGCCCGTCCTGGAGTACACGCCCAAAGACGTACCTGCGCCAGCCCCCGACCCTTTGGCGTGTGACCTGCGCTACGACCCATACTGCCTGCTTGGTGCCGCCGCCGCGCTCCATAAGGCCCCCCCAGCGCTGCCTCAGTTCCAGATCCGCTCCCGCCTGGGCTTCCTCGGGAAGACCAAGGAGGGCCATGACTGCTACGTGCACTACGACAAGGACTGCACTCCTGTGGAGGCCAGCGACGAACCCAAGACCCCCGCCGTACCCCAGTGCCACCCCTACGACTTCACCTGCAACGGCATGTCTGCCCCCGCTACCCTCACCGCCGAGGCCAACGAGCCCAAGAGCGGTGTGATCTTGCCCGATCCCGACTGCGACCCCGAATACGACTACAACTGTCGCCTTCGTCGTGCCGAGGACTCTGAGGAGCCGGTGCAGCAGAAGGCCGGGCCCGGGTACGCTGTCCCACAGTTGGAAGACTTCCTGAGGAGTTACATGGGTCAGTACAGGAAGAAGTACATCTAA